The Chitinophaga caeni genome segment AGAAATACCCAAATGTCGATACTTTTTCTATACCGTTGCAATTACCTGGAATGTGGAGGGGTAGACTTTGTTTATTATCGAAAAAAGGAGATCAATTTTTTTATAATGATACCTTGTCGTTAAAATTAACTAATAACACCCTAGGGCCTGAATTGGATCAAGCATATACGATGATAAACGATCCGGCTAACATACATAAGGACTTTGGAATCCGCCTGGATGTAAGGCATGATCCTGGTAATTTTTCTAAAGGATTCCTGGTGTACAAAGTTCATTTTGAATAAATAATCGCTGCAAGGATTTTAATTGGTAGCGTCGGTGTCTTGAGTTAACTTAATGATTCACCATTGTTGTTGACCCATGAAACGGAATCTTTTTCGTGCAGCTTTTTATTTTTCCAAAGCGGAGCGCATAGCCGCGATATCATTATGTATAATATGCTTCGCCATTATTTTACTTCCTTATCTTATCCCGCGTTATTTTAGCTCCGGGCCAGTTGAATTCGATACATCGTTTAGTATGCGCGTGCAAAAAGCGATGCTTGAGTTACAGCAGGTGAATAACGTAGCCGAAGAAAAACGCAGCAGTTTTGAAAAGAGATATAATAAGTTAAGATTAAAGCCATTTAATCCCAATACCATTAGCTTTGAACAACTATCTGCGTTCGGACTCCCAACTAAGTTGGCTCAGCGGATCACGAATTATACCGGAAAAGGCGGGCATTTTTACAAGAAAGAAGACTTACGCAAGATATACGGGATGCCCGTTAGTTTATACCGGGAGCTATTACCTTATTTGCAGATTGAAGTAGTAACAAAGGCAAGAGAAAGCCGGTGGCAATCCGAAAAAAAATCTCGTATCAAAACAATCGATCCGGTTGATATTAACCGCTCAGATAGTTTGGATTGGCTGCAATTACCCGGCATTGGACCGGGATATACAAGACGTATTTTACACTTCCGTGAGCGGCTCGGTGGCTTTTATAAAGTGTCGCAAGTGGCAGAAACATATGGTTTGCCGGACAGTGTTTTTAATAAAATTCAACCATACTTGTTGCTGGGTGAAGTTTCACTAAGAAAAATAGACCTCAATCAGACAGATGAAAAATCTTTGGCGAATCATCCATATATAAACACGAAATTGGCCGGGGTAATTATACGGTACCGTAGTATTCATGGGCGTTTCAAGAGCAAAGAAGCGTTAAAAGAGGTGGCATTGGTAGATGATAGTATTTATCGTAAAATTGAATATTACATAGACATCACCAAAAATTAGCTCGATGATGAATTTTCAGTTAACGGAAATGCAACAACAAATTGCACAAATGATCCGAGATTTTGGAAAAGCCCATTTGCAACAACAGGCTATTTTGGAATGGGATGAAGCCCAAGCCTTTCCCGTAGATATTTTTAAAGAGATGGGCGCCCTCGGCTTGATGGGGGTGTTAGTTCCGGAAGAATATAATGGCGCGGGACAGTCATACCTTGAATACGTAACTGCTATCAGCGAAGTGGCAAAGCATTGCGGGGCTATAGGTTTAAGCATGGCAGCGCACAACTCGCTTTGTACGGGGCATATCCTGCAATTTGGAAATGAATCGCAGAAAAGGAAATACTTGCCGAAGTTAGCGACTGCCGAGTTTATCGGCGCATGGGGTTTGACTGAACCGAATACGGGCAGCGATGCGATGAACATGAAGTGTGTTGCCAAAAAGGAAGGTGATCATTGGGTGATTAATGGCACTAAATGTTGGATTACGCACGGTAAA includes the following:
- a CDS encoding ComEA family DNA-binding protein → MRVQKAMLELQQVNNVAEEKRSSFEKRYNKLRLKPFNPNTISFEQLSAFGLPTKLAQRITNYTGKGGHFYKKEDLRKIYGMPVSLYRELLPYLQIEVVTKARESRWQSEKKSRIKTIDPVDINRSDSLDWLQLPGIGPGYTRRILHFRERLGGFYKVSQVAETYGLPDSVFNKIQPYLLLGEVSLRKIDLNQTDEKSLANHPYINTKLAGVIIRYRSIHGRFKSKEALKEVALVDDSIYRKIEYYIDITKN